A genomic segment from Tachypleus tridentatus isolate NWPU-2018 unplaced genomic scaffold, ASM421037v1 Hic_cluster_2, whole genome shotgun sequence encodes:
- the LOC143242189 gene encoding anoctamin-1-like isoform X2 produces MLGSLSLSYDDLLQKELRTLMSAQCGIWYRILNSVGKISVITNALIIAFTSSFIEETFYKVFISPDGSLNGFLNFTLSDFNISDFPGDLNILSEPDTSVEYCNVLYLSSHLGFVG; encoded by the exons ATGCTAGGAAGTTTATCACTTTCTTACGACGACCTGTTGCAGAAAGAGTTAAGAACATTGATGAGTGCACAGTGTG GAATATGGTACAGAATTCTTAATTCTGTTGGAAAGATTTCTGTCATCACAAAT gcACTAATTATTGCCTTTACATCAAGTTTTATAGAGgagacattttataaagttttcatttcaccagatgggtcacTGAATGgatttctgaactttactctgtcaGATTTCAACATCAGTGACTTTCCTGGTGATTTGAATATTCTTTCTGAACCTGACACCAgtgtggaatactgcaa tgTCTTGTATTTATCATCTCATCTTGGATTTGTTGGTTGA
- the LOC143242189 gene encoding anoctamin-1-like isoform X1, which produces MLGSLSLSYDDLLQKELRTLMSAQCGIWYRILNSVGKISVITNALIIAFTSSFIEETFYKVFISPDGSLNGFLNFTLSDFNISDFPGDLNILSEPDTSVEYCKYQDHREPPTANNKYEYKSIYWQFATTCLIVLYLSSHLGFVG; this is translated from the exons ATGCTAGGAAGTTTATCACTTTCTTACGACGACCTGTTGCAGAAAGAGTTAAGAACATTGATGAGTGCACAGTGTG GAATATGGTACAGAATTCTTAATTCTGTTGGAAAGATTTCTGTCATCACAAAT gcACTAATTATTGCCTTTACATCAAGTTTTATAGAGgagacattttataaagttttcatttcaccagatgggtcacTGAATGgatttctgaactttactctgtcaGATTTCAACATCAGTGACTTTCCTGGTGATTTGAATATTCTTTCTGAACCTGACACCAgtgtggaatactgcaa GTACCAAGACCATAGAGAGCCTCCAACAGCAAACAACAAATATGAATATAAGTCAATATATTGGCAGTTTGCTACAACTTGCTTGAT tgTCTTGTATTTATCATCTCATCTTGGATTTGTTGGTTGA